The Pseudalkalibacillus hwajinpoensis nucleotide sequence CATTCGACGGGGCTTGGCATGCAAAATGTGAAAAAAAGAATTGAATTATACTATCAGGAAACAGGCACGATGACGGTGGAATCCACAAAAGGTTCAGGTACGACGGTTCGTCTGAATTTACCTTATACGAAGATGAGAGGAGATGAACAGCTTGCTTAGGATTATGGTTGTAGATGACGAACAGTTAGAGCGTGAAGCGGTCGAATTGATGATTAAAAGAGAATATGGAGATCACGTCACCATTCAGAAAGCAAAAAATGGACGAGAAGCTATTGAATTTGCCGAAAAGTTTCAGCCCGAGATTGTCTTTATGGATATTAAAATGCCAGGTATCGATGGGGTAGAAGCAGTGAAAACGATAAAGAGAAATCAACCCGAAATAAAATTTATCATGCTATCCGCGTTCGATACGTTTGACTATGCCCGCGAAGTGATGAAGCAGGGAGTGAAAGAGTATTTACTAAAGCCAGGGAGAAAGCAAGAGATCTTTTCCGCCATTACGCGTATCTCAGCCGAAATTGAAAATGAACGAGTAGAAGCCGAGAAGCAAGATCATGTACAAGCACAGCTGACAAAAGCTGTTCATCTTCTAGAAGGAGAGTGGATGAACGCGATCCTAATGGATCACGTCACAGAGTTTAGTCCTTCAGAGTGGAGTGAGCTGTTAGGCTTTCAGACGACGGTTGGGTATGCGGTTATCTTTAAATTTCCTGAGGGAAGAAAAGCGATCGTCAATGAAATGGTTCAGTGGGTAAAAGAAAAAATGAAATCCAACGTGTCCGGTGAGGCGATGATTGGAATGAGGGATGATAGGAATTTACCCTGCTTTCTTTTTAGTGAAGATCTTCTGGAGAAGGATAAACGATTAAAAGCGAAGTTACAGCCTACGTTAAGACAACTTCTTCATGAATTTTATCAGGATTTCCAAGAGGTCGTATGTATCGGCGTTGGGAGACCTTATCAGGAAGCGGATCAATTTGTTGAATCTTATCGCGAAGCACTTCATGCGGTAAATACACTAGACTTTCAACGAGAGGTCACATATGCCTTTTATCAAGAAAGTAAGACTCCTAACGCACCGCGCCAGAGCGGAACTCAGGAGCAGGAGTCTATCGTGATCAACGCCATTAACAATGGTGATTTCACAAAAGCGATGCAAGAACTTGAAGTGTTTCTTGGTATGATTTCAGGTGAACAGCCTGCTATATTTGTTCAAAAGGTGAACGAGCTCTTTCTTGTTGCAGAACGAATTTTACAAAATAACGGAATTTTCTTAACTTCCTACAAGTACATTCAAGCGGAAAGCGAGAATGAGGCAAGAAATCTAGCCAGAGCAAAGCTTCGGAAATTGAATGAGAGTGTGCAAACATGGCGTTCTCTTCATGGAGGAGATCGTCTTGAACAGGTGAAGCAATATATTCACACACATTTTCATGAGCAGCTAACACTTGAAGAAGCAGCTGATCATGTTGATCTTAGTCCTTATTATGTAAGCAAATTATTTAAAGACAAAAGTGGTATGACGTTTATTGATTATGTTACAGAAGTTAGAATTACAGCAGCGAAACGAGAAATGCTTGATCCTTCAAAGAGCTTGAAAGAAATTTGTTTCAATGTTGGTTATAAGGACCCTAATTATTTTAGTCGAGTGTTTAAACGAAAAGCAGGTTTTTCACCATCTCAGTACCGTGAACAATTTCACGTATGACAAAAAAAGAAACCGACTAGCGGTTTTTTTTTTTGCTATTGGAAAGGTAGATCCTTCAAAATGCCTTTCTTTATATACTTCTGCATGGAGTGAAGTTCTTTCATGACTCTAGCGTTTTCTCTATCACTCTTCCACCAGTTGTCTCCCTGTCCAGATTCTCTGTCATCGGGGCAGAGAGTATAGGAGATCCAGTCCGGCATATAGGTGGTGAGAGTTAATTGACACCTTTTCATGTGATAGGGGGAGCTCACAATCAGAAGTCTATTGATGTGATTAAGCCCAAATGAGCGTTGAAGTACCATAAGTGAAGCAATGACGTTTTCGGTCGTATTAGCTGCTTCGAGTTCGAGAAGAATATCTTCCTCAGGTACCCCAAAGTTAAGTAAATGGTTTTTCATCCAAATAGCTTCTAACTCTTCTTCTTTACCCCACCTTGCTGCAGATCCGGACACCAAAATTTTTGGAGCGCGCTTGTTGTGATATAGCCTGGCTGCTTTTTGAACGCGATGAATCGTTTTAGCACCAAAAACGAGAATGCACTCTCCATCTTTTCCATCATCTACAATGCTATCGAACATGAATGAAGTAATTTGTTGCCTTGAGAGATTGTCCAGATTAACTTCAGAAAACATCATTTCTCTTTCACCTCGTTAGGACATTTCTTAGTAACTCTCTTCTCCTTTTAATCAAGAGATCCTTTCTTTCGTAGTTCTGTACTAGCTTATGAGCATGACCACAAAAAAGTGAAGATAACCACAAAAATATGAAGGCGCTTACATGAGTTGTTATTCATTCAATTTGATAAAGTAAATGTAATAAAAGAAACGGGGGATTGATTGTATGAAGGGAACGTTGAAAAAATTTACGGGATGGATTCTCGTCCTTGTCCTCGCTCTTGTACCACTTTCTGCTTGTTCAAACTCTGGGGAAACGAATAGCAGTAGTGAAGGAAGTGCTAGTAAAGAAGAAACGCTTGATATTTTTAGCTGGTGGACAGGTGCTGGTGAAGAGGATGGATTGAATGCGCTAATTGACTTATTTAAAGAAGAATACCCTGATATTGAAGTAGAAAACGCAGCAGTTGCGGGCGGAGCAGGAACGAACGCGAAAGCCGTGCTTGCAAGTCGCATGCAGGGTGATGATCCACCAGCAACCTTCCAGGTTCATGGTGGTTCTGAATTGAACGATGGATGGGTTGCGGCTGACAAAATGGAAGCGCTTAACGACCTGTATGAATCCGAAGGTTGGGGAGATAAGTTTCCTGAAGATTTAATTGATCTTGTTAGTAAAGATGGAGATATCTATTCGGTTCCTGTGAATATTCATCGTGGAAATGTTCTATGGTATAACACGAGCATCTTTGAAGAGAACGGTGTCGAGCCGCCAGCGACGTTTGATGACTTTTTCGCTGCTGCTGACCAATTACAAGAAGCTGGTGTTACGCCGCTTGCTCTTGGAGACAAAGAGCCCTGGACAGCAACTCATTTGTTTGAGACTGCGCTCTTAGGAACGCTTGGAGCAGATGATTACAAAAAGCTTTTCACTGGAGAAATGTCGTTTAGTGATCCGAAAGTAAAGGAAGCAGCTGAGAACTTTAAGAAGATGCTCAGTTATGTGAATGAAGACCATAGCTCACGAAATTGGCAGGATGCTTCCCAGCTTGTTGCAGATGGAGAAGCCGCGATGAACGTTATGGGAGACTGGGCAAAGGGTTATTTTGTGAACGACCTTAACTTAAAGGTGAAAGAAGACTTTGGTTGGGTGGCAACACCTGGAACGGACGGTATGTTTATGGTGATTACAGATACATTTGGTCTCCCAAAGGGAGTTTCAAATCCTGAAGATGTTAAGAAATTCTTATCTGTTCTTGGTTCTGTTGAAGGACAGGATGCGTTCAACCCATTAAAAGGCTCTATTCCAGCTCGAGTTGATGCCGATCTCTCCAACTATGATGAATATGGGAAAGAAACAATTGAAGACTTTAAAAATGCTAGTCTTGCTCCAAGTCTTGCCCACGGATCGGCTGCACCTGAAGGCTTTGTCACAAAAGTGAACCAGGCGATTAATATCTTTGTCACACAGCAGGATGTGGATCAATTTATTAGTTCGCTAGAAGATGCTTCAGGCGATCTTAAGTAAAAGAAGATGGGGGGAGAGGGATTGCTCTTCTCCCTTTTTCTATCGTAAGGGGGATGAGGATGAAGACTGAAACAATGATAAACCAATCTGTTAAAGCCGTAACAACTCGAAAAAGACGTTCACTTACGAAAGATCACATAATCGCCATTGCTTTCCTTATTCCATCCATCCTATTAGTAGGTGTTTTTGTTTATGGTTTTATCGGATGGACTGGCTATGTCTCTTTGAGTAATTGGAATTCACTTGTACCAGACTTTTCATTTGTTGGATTGAAAAATTACATCTACTTGTTTAGTGATTTTCGTTTTCAAGCTGACTTACGAAATACACTATTTTTTACGATTCTCTTCATTCTAGTCGTGATTGTGGTAGGGCAGTTTCTCGCCATTCTTCTTGATCAAAAAATTCAGCAGGAGTCACTCTTTCGAAATATCTTTTTCTTTCCGATGGCGCTTTCGTTTGTTGTGACGGGTGTAGTTTGGCAATGGCTATTAAACCCTTCGACAGGTGTTAACCTATTTCTTGAAAAGATTGGTCTTGATTCAAAATGGTACACGGATACAACTATTTTCCCTGCAATTGGATGGGGAAAGATTGAATTCGGGATTCCGATAGCGATGATTGCCGTTGTGATTGCTGCAGTATGGCAAATGACGGGCTTCTCTGTTGCCATGTATCTTGCCGGTTTACGTGGGGTGCCTGAAGAAGTGCGAGAAGCAGCGAGAATGGATGGAGCGAATGAATTCCAAGTATATTGGAAAATCATAATGCCGATCCTTCGCCCGATTACGATTAGTGTCATTATTATTATGGCTCATATTTCACTTAAAATTTTCGATTTGATTTACGCGATGACAGGTCCTGGCGCGAACTTTGTAACCGATGTTCCAGGTGTATATATGTACGAAACGACGTTCCGTGGTAATTACTACGCAAACGGAGCAGCCATTGCTGTGGTCATGCTTCTCGCTGTTGCTATCTTTATCGTTCCATATCTGTGGTCGAGTCGAAAGGGGGAAGCTTGATGGCGATTAGAACGATCACCCGTCCGCTTCTTTATGCTCTCCTTATTGCTTTATCATGCTTTTATTTAATGCCAGTTTACGTCATGATCATAACGAGCCTGAAGCCACTTGAAGAAGTGACCTTAAGTCAAATGTGGCAGTTACCTTCAACTTTTGATTTTAGTAGTTATTCAGTAGCGTTTACGAAGCTTGCTCCAAACTTATTAAATAGTTTCTATCTTGTTATCCCAGCAACATTGCTATCAGCGTTATTAGGATCACTTAACGGTTACGTACTTTCAAAGTGGAAGTTTAAAGGCGCAAATACGCTATTTACGGTTATTTTGTTCGGAATGTTTATACCCTATCAAAGTATCCTTATCCCGCTCATTCAGTTTCTTAGAGAAATCGGATTATATAATTCTATTGCAGGGCTTATCTTTGTTCACGTTGTGTATGGGATTCCGATTACGACACTTATGTTTCGCAATTTCTATGCTAGCATTCCTGATTCGATGATTGAATCTGCCAAAATAGATGGGGCAGGGTTTATCGGAATTTACCGTTTCATCATGATGCCTTTATCAATTACAGGGTTTGTTGTTGTCGCAATCTGGCAGTTTACGAACATCTGGAACGAATTTTTATTTGCTGTCACGATCACAACATCTGATCAACAACCTGTTATGGTTGCTCTTCAGAATTTATCCGGCAGTCAAATCGTTCAATGGAATGTACAAATGGCAGGTGCACTCCTTGCTGCACTGCCAACTCTACTCGTTTATATTTTCTTAGGTAAGTTTTTTGTAAAAGGATTACTTGCGGGATCAGTAAAAGGGTGAAATCTACTTTTGATAAGAGCAGCTCATGCTGTTCTTTTTTTTACTCATTTACGTTCTGTGATGACCTTTCACATGGATGATTCAAAAATCGAGAAAACAACATCATGAGATAACATTGCTATTTTTATTTGAATGAGTGTCTTAATATAGAGGGATTCCCTACTTTATCTTGAAATTTGTTAGAATAGTGAGAAAAATGGTAAAATTAATAAGTGATCTTATAATAGTGGAGGGGGAGTGCTGATGTTTCATTCGTATAAAGTAGATGGTTACTTTGATGAAATGCTTGAAGAAGGCAAGAAACCAAGGGGACATTGCAAACCGTTCCATGAGAAATTAAACGAGGTAGCTCCTGAAGAATTACAGTCGAGGTATGAACTAGCGCAAAGCGATTTTCTTCGCCAGGGAATTACGTTTACCGTTTATAGTGACAATGAGGGTACAGAACGGACAATGCCATTTGATTTTGTTCCCAAAATAATTCCACCTGACGAATGGCAACATCTTGAGCGAGGACTCATGCAGCGATTTGATGCGCTCAATGCTTTTCTTGATGACGTCTATCACGAACAAAACATTCTTAAAGACGGCATTATTCCACGGGATCTGGTCGTCAATTGCCAGCATTTTTTCGAACAAGTGGCAGGGATTGATCTTCCGAGAAGGCAGCATATTTTTATGGCAGGAATTGATTTAATTCGGGATGATAATGGGGAGTATCGCGTTCTAGAAGATAATCTTCGTAATCCCTCTGGCCTCTCTTATGTTTTTCAAAACCGTTATGTAATGAGAAAAGTTTACCCTGAATTTTTCAATCAATATTCTGTTCAATCTCTTGAACAGCAATTTTCATATCTACACTCAGCAATGGCCTCGCTTGCTCCTGATGATAGCACATCACCGACGATTGTATTATTAACACCTGGTGTTCATAATTCAGCATACTACGACCACTCCTTTATTGCTCAGCGAACAGGAATTGAACTCGTAGAAGGCAGAGACCTTGTTGTAAGGGAGCGACAGGTGTTTATGAAAACTGCTCGTGGATTGAAGAAGGTAGATGTGATCTATCGTAGAATAGACGACGAGTTTCTTGACCCACTGGAATTTCGTGAAGATTCGCTTCTTGGGGTTCCAGGGCTCATTGATGTGTATCGAGCGGGAAATGTTTCGATTCTAAATGGTATTGGTAATGGAGTTGCCGATGATAAAGCGATCTATCATTTTGTTCCTGATATGATTCGCTATTATTTAAAGGAAGAACCACTAGTGAAAAACGTCGATACATATCTTCTGAGATATGACGATCAGTTGGAATATGTTCTTGATCATTTGTCAGAGTTAGTCGTCAAACACACGAACGCTTCAGGCGGCTATAACATGCTTATCGGTCCTCATGCTACGGAAGAGGAGATTGAAGCCTATCGAGCGCAAATTTTAAAGAATCCATCTGAATTTATTGCTCAACCGACAATTAAATTATCTCGCCTACCAGCATTTAAAGAAGACCGCTTTGCTGCATGTCACGTTGATCTTCGCGTGTTTATATTTGGTGGAGAGAAGACTCACGTATTTCCTGGTGGTTTAACACGTGTCGCTCTCAAGGAAGGTTCTCTTGTTGTCAATTCTTCACAGGGCGGCGGAGCGAAAGATACGTGGGTACTAGAAGAGAATCCAATTGTAACGGGGGGAGAGTGACAACCATGCTAAGCAGAGTAGCTGATTCGCTTTACTGGTTAACCCGAAATGTCGAACGAGCAGAGAATAACGCGCGATTGATCGCGGTTAAGTTAACGAGTCGTCTTGAGAATGCTAATCCAATCGAAGAGACGAATCAGAACTGGTATGAACTGATTGAAATAAGCGGGTTTCAAGAGGTTTTTGATGAAGAACATGATCGACCGATGGATCGAAATGTGATGGAGTTCCTACTGTTTTCATCAAAGAATCCTAATTCAGTACTCAATACAATAACTATTGCTAGGGAAAATGCACGTGCAGTTCGAGAAATTATCCCCAATGAACTATGGGAAAGTATTAATTCTTTTTATTTAAAATTAAAGCAACAAAGCCACACGCCATGGACGATGGAAGAAGTTAGCGATATTTGTGAATTTGTAAAGAAGGAATCTCTTTTATTTCAGGGGATTGTTGAAGCAACAATGCCACGAGGAGATGCTTACCTTTTCATGGAAATGGGTAAACACCTGGAAAGAGCTGAGAAGGCAGCTCGCATATTGGATGTTTATTATCACAAAAATTTAGAGAGCTACCAGAACACAGAAATTGTGGAGTATCATCACTGGTGGTCAGTTCTTCAGTCTGTGAGTGGACATGAAGCTTACATTAAAACGTATCGACCGTTGATTAAAAGTCGCAATGTCGCTGAGTTTTTCATTTTAAATGCTGAGTTTCCAAGATCAATGATGTACTGTATTCAAAAAGTGCGAAATGCATTTGTCGCGCTTGAAGATGGTCATGTCGAACATTATTCAGAATCACTTGCACAAGAGCTCGAGCACCTTGCCAATGATCTTTATGATTTCTCAATCGAAGAAATTTTGAATCAAGGAGCTCATGCGTTTCTTCAGAGTTTTCAACACAGATGTATGACGATCGGCATGCACATTACGAAAACCTATTACCTGGGGGAAGTTGTGATACCATGAAATACGAAGTTACCCAAACGAACACTTATCACTATGAGCTGCCAGTAAGGCAGAGTATTAATCAGTTCAGATTGCGACCGCTTCATGATGTGCAACAAACGCTTCATGACTATCGCGTTCGCATCCAACCTGAAAGCAAGACTTACGGGCATACGGACTATTGGGGCAACTATGTTGAAACGTTCTATCTATGGGGCGAACATCAGGACCTTGAAATTGAAACCATTTCAACGATTGAAATTCATCCACTCGCGCTGGATGTTACTTTACCACTTACGGATAATCAGCTAGCTGAACTTCATTCAGAATCTTTTAAGCAAGCTCATGCCGAATATATGATCGAAACGGATTATACGACAATCTCCAAGCATGTGATGGAAGAAGAAACACGAGAGCTCTGGGCAAATGCTAGAGATGAACTTGACTTTGCAGTGAAGCTTAATGAACATATTTATAACACGATGGAGTACGTTGCAGGAGCCACAAATGTTGAAACGACCGCTGAAAAAATTCTCACTCATCGTACTGGCGTTTGTCAGGATTATACTCATCTAATGCTTGCACTCTGTAGGCATCGAGGGATTCCGGCTCGCTATGTTAGTGGATATATTTATAGCGGGGAGAATTCCGCTTACCGTGGGGACGCAGCAACTCATGCGTGGCTTGAAGTAAAAGTGCCGGGCCTAGCCTGGATCGGCCTTGATCCAACGAATAATGCCGTAGCTCGCGAACAGCACATTCGGATTGCAGTAGGCCGAGACTATCGTGATATTTCTCCTCTAAAAGGGGTATATATCGGTGGAGCCCACACGCTTAACGTTAGTGTAGGTGTAAAGAATTTAGAAGAAC carries:
- a CDS encoding response regulator is translated as MLRIMVVDDEQLEREAVELMIKREYGDHVTIQKAKNGREAIEFAEKFQPEIVFMDIKMPGIDGVEAVKTIKRNQPEIKFIMLSAFDTFDYAREVMKQGVKEYLLKPGRKQEIFSAITRISAEIENERVEAEKQDHVQAQLTKAVHLLEGEWMNAILMDHVTEFSPSEWSELLGFQTTVGYAVIFKFPEGRKAIVNEMVQWVKEKMKSNVSGEAMIGMRDDRNLPCFLFSEDLLEKDKRLKAKLQPTLRQLLHEFYQDFQEVVCIGVGRPYQEADQFVESYREALHAVNTLDFQREVTYAFYQESKTPNAPRQSGTQEQESIVINAINNGDFTKAMQELEVFLGMISGEQPAIFVQKVNELFLVAERILQNNGIFLTSYKYIQAESENEARNLARAKLRKLNESVQTWRSLHGGDRLEQVKQYIHTHFHEQLTLEEAADHVDLSPYYVSKLFKDKSGMTFIDYVTEVRITAAKREMLDPSKSLKEICFNVGYKDPNYFSRVFKRKAGFSPSQYREQFHV
- a CDS encoding YdcF family protein, encoding MMFSEVNLDNLSRQQITSFMFDSIVDDGKDGECILVFGAKTIHRVQKAARLYHNKRAPKILVSGSAARWGKEEELEAIWMKNHLLNFGVPEEDILLELEAANTTENVIASLMVLQRSFGLNHINRLLIVSSPYHMKRCQLTLTTYMPDWISYTLCPDDRESGQGDNWWKSDRENARVMKELHSMQKYIKKGILKDLPFQ
- a CDS encoding ABC transporter substrate-binding protein is translated as MKGTLKKFTGWILVLVLALVPLSACSNSGETNSSSEGSASKEETLDIFSWWTGAGEEDGLNALIDLFKEEYPDIEVENAAVAGGAGTNAKAVLASRMQGDDPPATFQVHGGSELNDGWVAADKMEALNDLYESEGWGDKFPEDLIDLVSKDGDIYSVPVNIHRGNVLWYNTSIFEENGVEPPATFDDFFAAADQLQEAGVTPLALGDKEPWTATHLFETALLGTLGADDYKKLFTGEMSFSDPKVKEAAENFKKMLSYVNEDHSSRNWQDASQLVADGEAAMNVMGDWAKGYFVNDLNLKVKEDFGWVATPGTDGMFMVITDTFGLPKGVSNPEDVKKFLSVLGSVEGQDAFNPLKGSIPARVDADLSNYDEYGKETIEDFKNASLAPSLAHGSAAPEGFVTKVNQAINIFVTQQDVDQFISSLEDASGDLK
- a CDS encoding carbohydrate ABC transporter permease, with amino-acid sequence MKTETMINQSVKAVTTRKRRSLTKDHIIAIAFLIPSILLVGVFVYGFIGWTGYVSLSNWNSLVPDFSFVGLKNYIYLFSDFRFQADLRNTLFFTILFILVVIVVGQFLAILLDQKIQQESLFRNIFFFPMALSFVVTGVVWQWLLNPSTGVNLFLEKIGLDSKWYTDTTIFPAIGWGKIEFGIPIAMIAVVIAAVWQMTGFSVAMYLAGLRGVPEEVREAARMDGANEFQVYWKIIMPILRPITISVIIIMAHISLKIFDLIYAMTGPGANFVTDVPGVYMYETTFRGNYYANGAAIAVVMLLAVAIFIVPYLWSSRKGEA
- a CDS encoding carbohydrate ABC transporter permease, with the translated sequence MAIRTITRPLLYALLIALSCFYLMPVYVMIITSLKPLEEVTLSQMWQLPSTFDFSSYSVAFTKLAPNLLNSFYLVIPATLLSALLGSLNGYVLSKWKFKGANTLFTVILFGMFIPYQSILIPLIQFLREIGLYNSIAGLIFVHVVYGIPITTLMFRNFYASIPDSMIESAKIDGAGFIGIYRFIMMPLSITGFVVVAIWQFTNIWNEFLFAVTITTSDQQPVMVALQNLSGSQIVQWNVQMAGALLAALPTLLVYIFLGKFFVKGLLAGSVKG
- a CDS encoding circularly permuted type 2 ATP-grasp protein, which produces MFHSYKVDGYFDEMLEEGKKPRGHCKPFHEKLNEVAPEELQSRYELAQSDFLRQGITFTVYSDNEGTERTMPFDFVPKIIPPDEWQHLERGLMQRFDALNAFLDDVYHEQNILKDGIIPRDLVVNCQHFFEQVAGIDLPRRQHIFMAGIDLIRDDNGEYRVLEDNLRNPSGLSYVFQNRYVMRKVYPEFFNQYSVQSLEQQFSYLHSAMASLAPDDSTSPTIVLLTPGVHNSAYYDHSFIAQRTGIELVEGRDLVVRERQVFMKTARGLKKVDVIYRRIDDEFLDPLEFREDSLLGVPGLIDVYRAGNVSILNGIGNGVADDKAIYHFVPDMIRYYLKEEPLVKNVDTYLLRYDDQLEYVLDHLSELVVKHTNASGGYNMLIGPHATEEEIEAYRAQILKNPSEFIAQPTIKLSRLPAFKEDRFAACHVDLRVFIFGGEKTHVFPGGLTRVALKEGSLVVNSSQGGGAKDTWVLEENPIVTGGE
- a CDS encoding alpha-E domain-containing protein, producing MLSRVADSLYWLTRNVERAENNARLIAVKLTSRLENANPIEETNQNWYELIEISGFQEVFDEEHDRPMDRNVMEFLLFSSKNPNSVLNTITIARENARAVREIIPNELWESINSFYLKLKQQSHTPWTMEEVSDICEFVKKESLLFQGIVEATMPRGDAYLFMEMGKHLERAEKAARILDVYYHKNLESYQNTEIVEYHHWWSVLQSVSGHEAYIKTYRPLIKSRNVAEFFILNAEFPRSMMYCIQKVRNAFVALEDGHVEHYSESLAQELEHLANDLYDFSIEEILNQGAHAFLQSFQHRCMTIGMHITKTYYLGEVVIP
- a CDS encoding transglutaminase family protein gives rise to the protein MKYEVTQTNTYHYELPVRQSINQFRLRPLHDVQQTLHDYRVRIQPESKTYGHTDYWGNYVETFYLWGEHQDLEIETISTIEIHPLALDVTLPLTDNQLAELHSESFKQAHAEYMIETDYTTISKHVMEEETRELWANARDELDFAVKLNEHIYNTMEYVAGATNVETTAEKILTHRTGVCQDYTHLMLALCRHRGIPARYVSGYIYSGENSAYRGDAATHAWLEVKVPGLAWIGLDPTNNAVAREQHIRIAVGRDYRDISPLKGVYIGGAHTLNVSVGVKNLEERVSG